A window of the Linepithema humile isolate Giens D197 chromosome 4, Lhum_UNIL_v1.0, whole genome shotgun sequence genome harbors these coding sequences:
- the LOC105670229 gene encoding BRO1 domain-containing protein BROX-like: MAHWFHRNVLKATTNQKFELKVANPTDASRKLCSDLKLSRARLLDLIRNANNTSDTIEPAFLSYLSLLYGFLWEVKPSEEEAQHVGRPNPSKLRSILVFKWTHTLLGGGTFSSADSVYEAANMSVNIGLWFMKHAAMIAAKDDITMNEAKEVHSMLRRAAGIFTFVQTEFLPQLDNPPPLGSDLDPRVLNAYVNQCTAEAQEVTVARAVELKHNSSLISALANETSKLFLDAANTLRPFKPEISAQWTKYLELKAAFYQSYAYNYCGENLLAMDKCGEAIRAMQESESCLKKAKALCQEYGKTNGPAPRVKPDQHAVFKRLAPIVKLTLDKCNRENGLIYHHTIPGEVPALDTKATYGLVSPIDFQMPSPNSIWNLGTYKVLAGIAAAKMEKEQTLPPVKEEAVHQSSKEPKNASGCILQ; encoded by the exons TGACTTAAAGCTGTCAAGAGCTAGACTTTTGgatttaattagaaatgcaAACAACACTAGTGATACCATTGAACCTGCATTTCTCAGTTATCTAAGTTTGCTGTATGGATTTTTATGGGAAGTTAAACCATCTGAGGAAGAGGCGCAACATGTTGGAAGACCCAACCCTAGCAAACTCAGAAGTATTCTTGTATTTAAATGGACCCATACATTACTCGGTGGAGGCACATT TTCCAGTGCTGATTCTGTTTATGAAGCAGCCAACATGAGTGTCAATATAGGCCTCTGGTTCATGAAACACGCAGCAATGATCGCAGCAAAAGACGA CATAACAATGAATGAGGCCAAAGAAGTGCACAGTATGTTGAGACGAGCAGCTGGAATATTCACCTTTGTGCAGACTGAGTTTTTACCACAACTGGACAACCCACCTCCCTTGGGAAGCGATTTAGACCCACGCGTGCTAAATGCATACGTTAATCAATGTACAGCGGAAGCGCAAGAAG TGACAGTGGCCAGAGCGGTAGAGCTCAAACACAATTCTAGCTTGATATCAGCTTTAGCTAATGAGACCAGTAAATTGTTCCTGGACGCTGCTAATACTCTTCGTCCTTTCAAGCCAGAAATATCTGCCCAATGGACAAAATATTTGGAGCTTAAAGCAGCATTTTATCAATCTTAT GCTTATAACTATTGCGGTGAAAATTTGTTAGCAATGGATAAGTGCGGCGAAGCGATACGAGCGATGCAAGAAAGCGAGTCATGTTTGAAGAAAGCGAAAGCGCTATGTCAAGAATACGGGAAAACGAACGGGCCTGCGCCTCGCGTTAAACCCGATCAGCATGCTGTGTTTAAACGTCTAGCGCCAATAGTGAAACTCACTCTCGATAAATGCAATCGGGAGAACggtttaat ATATCATCATACAATACCGGGAGAAGTTCCAGCTTTGGACACCAAAGCTACTTATGGCTTAGTCAGTCCAATTGACTTCCAAATGCCGTCGCCGAACTCCATTTGGAATTTAGGCACGTACAAGGTACTAGCCGGAATAGCGGCAGCGAAAATGGAGAAAGAGCAGACTTTGCCGCCAGTCAAGGAAGAGGCGGTCCATCAAAGCAGTAAGGAACCGAAAAACGCAAGCGGTTGTATACTACAATAA